One part of the Methylobacterium mesophilicum SR1.6/6 genome encodes these proteins:
- a CDS encoding CDP-diacylglycerol diphosphatase produces the protein MRRALLAAFLIATAMPASAAPDPSRDVLWAALKTCVLAKRVANRTFPCLSVDLGDKDRPGTAVLRAPGEPTHIVVMPTDTVAGLEAPMLQRSAGIAYWRAALAARPFVTDALKGRLTPGEVGLAVNSAQGRSQDQLHIHLDCLKPSVLAALKAHGRQVRRTWTRFPVPLAGDRFFALRVPEAEAEHLNPFAALHGLPGGRPDLHRTSFAAVSTPPGDPEPGYILLAYRAPSASAEDVMDHSCAVAARRSGA, from the coding sequence ATGCGCCGCGCGCTGCTCGCCGCCTTCCTCATCGCGACCGCGATGCCGGCCTCAGCGGCCCCGGACCCGAGCCGGGACGTCCTGTGGGCGGCGCTGAAGACCTGCGTGCTCGCCAAAAGGGTCGCCAACCGGACCTTCCCGTGCCTCTCGGTCGACCTCGGCGACAAGGACCGTCCCGGCACCGCGGTCCTGCGGGCACCCGGCGAGCCGACCCATATCGTGGTCATGCCCACCGACACCGTCGCGGGGCTCGAAGCGCCCATGCTGCAGCGATCGGCCGGGATCGCGTACTGGCGGGCCGCGCTGGCCGCGCGGCCCTTCGTGACGGACGCGCTGAAGGGAAGGCTGACGCCCGGGGAGGTCGGGCTGGCGGTCAATTCGGCCCAGGGCCGCAGCCAGGACCAGCTCCATATCCATCTCGACTGCTTGAAGCCGAGCGTGCTCGCCGCCCTCAAGGCCCATGGCCGCCAGGTCCGCCGGACCTGGACCCGCTTCCCGGTGCCGCTCGCCGGCGACCGCTTCTTCGCCCTGCGGGTGCCGGAGGCGGAGGCCGAGCATCTCAACCCGTTCGCGGCCCTGCACGGCCTGCCGGGCGGCCGGCCGGATCTGCACCGGACGAGCTTCGCCGCGGTGTCGACGCCGCCGGGCGACCCCGAGCCGGGCTACATCCTGCTGGCCTACCGGGCGCCGAGCGCCAGCGCCGAGGACGTGATGGACCACAGCTGCGCCGTCGCGGCGCGGCGCAGCGGCGCCTGA
- the paoA gene encoding aldehyde dehydrogenase iron-sulfur subunit PaoA — protein MVGATASAAAARTDEPVIATVTFTVNGQRRDLELDTRTSLLDAAREHLHLTGSKKGCDHGQCGACTMIVDGRRINACLTLAIMHQGAEITTIEGLGQPDHLHPMQAAFVRHDGYQCGYCTPGQICSGVAVLDEIKAGIPSHVTADLEAAPQVTEAEIRERMSGNICRCGAYSNIVEAMTEVAGVRA, from the coding sequence ATGGTGGGAGCCACCGCATCAGCGGCCGCTGCACGAACCGACGAGCCGGTCATCGCCACCGTCACCTTCACGGTGAACGGGCAGCGGCGCGACCTCGAACTCGACACCCGCACAAGCCTGCTCGACGCCGCGCGCGAGCATCTGCACCTGACCGGCTCCAAGAAGGGCTGCGACCACGGCCAGTGCGGCGCCTGCACGATGATCGTCGACGGAAGGCGCATCAACGCCTGCCTGACGCTGGCGATCATGCACCAGGGCGCGGAGATCACCACGATCGAGGGCCTGGGCCAGCCGGACCATCTCCACCCGATGCAGGCCGCCTTCGTCCGTCACGACGGCTACCAGTGCGGCTACTGCACGCCGGGCCAGATCTGCTCGGGCGTGGCCGTGCTGGACGAGATCAAGGCCGGCATCCCGAGCCACGTCACCGCCGACCTCGAGGCCGCGCCGCAGGTGACCGAGGCCGAGATCCGCGAGCGCATGAGCGGCAACATCTGCCGCTGCGGCGCCTATTCCAACATCGTCGAGGCGATGACCGAGGTTGCGGGGGTGCGGGCATGA
- a CDS encoding FAD binding domain-containing protein: MKSFTYERPGTPAEAAAAVARVPDAKFIAGGTNLLDLMKLQIETPRHLVDVNGLGLDAVEPTEAGGLRIGALVRNTDLAAHPRVRKDYGVLSRALLAGASGQLRNKATTAGNLLQRTRCPYFYDTAQPCNKRQPGSGCSALDGVSRQLAVIGASATCIATHPGDMAVAMRVLDATVETVDGEGATRKIPIAEFHRLPGDDPSRDTTLEPGELITAVTLPKPVAGTHIYRKVRDRASYAYALVSVAAVLGKDGSGHVAFGGVAPKPWRVEAAEADLPKGAKAVTAQVFADAKPTHENAYKLKLAERTLGAALNQARA, translated from the coding sequence ATGAAGTCGTTCACCTACGAGCGCCCGGGCACGCCCGCCGAGGCCGCCGCCGCCGTCGCGCGCGTGCCGGACGCCAAGTTCATCGCCGGCGGCACCAACCTCCTCGACCTGATGAAGCTGCAGATCGAGACCCCGCGCCACCTCGTGGACGTGAACGGCCTCGGCCTCGACGCGGTGGAGCCGACCGAGGCGGGCGGCCTGCGCATCGGCGCCCTGGTGCGCAACACCGACCTCGCGGCCCATCCGCGGGTGCGCAAGGATTACGGGGTTCTCAGCCGGGCGCTGCTCGCGGGCGCCTCGGGCCAGCTGCGCAACAAGGCGACGACCGCCGGCAACCTGCTCCAGCGGACCCGCTGCCCGTATTTCTATGACACGGCCCAGCCCTGCAACAAGCGTCAGCCGGGTTCCGGCTGCTCGGCGCTGGACGGCGTGAGCCGCCAGCTCGCGGTGATCGGCGCCAGCGCGACCTGCATCGCCACGCATCCCGGCGACATGGCGGTGGCCATGCGCGTCCTCGACGCCACCGTGGAGACGGTCGACGGGGAGGGCGCTACGCGAAAGATCCCGATCGCCGAGTTCCACAGGCTGCCCGGCGACGACCCGTCGCGCGACACGACCCTCGAGCCCGGCGAGCTGATCACCGCGGTGACGCTGCCCAAGCCCGTTGCCGGCACGCACATCTACCGCAAGGTCCGCGACCGGGCCTCCTACGCCTACGCGCTGGTCTCGGTGGCGGCGGTCCTGGGCAAGGACGGCAGCGGCCACGTCGCCTTCGGCGGCGTCGCCCCCAAGCCCTGGCGGGTGGAGGCGGCCGAGGCCGACCTGCCGAAGGGCGCCAAGGCGGTGACCGCCCAGGTCTTCGCCGACGCCAAGCCGACCCACGAGAACGCCTACAAGCTGAAGCTCGCCGAGCGGACCCTCGGCGCGGCGCTCAACCAAGCGAGGGCCTGA